The Coffea arabica cultivar ET-39 chromosome 2c, Coffea Arabica ET-39 HiFi, whole genome shotgun sequence genome includes the window CAGACAGATGTCTCGACTCTCAAGAATATAGCGCCCAATAAAATGTTTGGATCCTAGAGATTTTAATCATGGAATATGGTGGCAACTAGCAAATGTTTGGATCGCAATTCATAAGCTCCAATTTACCAgattaatttcttggtctagtTTGGCAGACGAGAGACCATATATTTGAGGGGGGTTGGTTTAAGCGAGAGTGGCATGCACATGCAAATACATGTCATAGCATCTGAATCATTCACGATTAATTAAGCTTAAGCAAGCAACCGATTTCTCTTTCAATTAGAGCCATCAATCAAATTATAAGCAgtgattttatttcatttttcttgttctACACACATACTGTACTGTACTCATAATCATTGAACTCACTACTATTATATCGTTTACATGTTCCACAAAATCATTTCGTGCAATGAACTTCACGGCTTGAGGATACCATTCCAGAAACAGCCCTCTTCAGTCAATACTCAACTCAACCAAACAAATGAGAATAGAAAGTGAAAGATGGAAAATCCCAAAATCTCACATCATCATCGCCGTCAGCCCCTTTTAATGTCACACCATAATCCCTTAACAAACGGGAAATGGTTCAAGGCGATATTAAGGTTGTTGATTATAAACCCGTCGTAAAGTAAAGGGGATATATAGATGAAGATGGCTGagaatttacttgattttattcAAGGTCACAAATACGAGTGACAATTCAGACAAACCACAAGTGAGAAATCCAGCAACCCCCCCAAAAAAACCGCTTTTGCCGGCCAAAGGAAACTGAAACAAAACCCCAGAAGCGCCCAAGTGAAGAAAGAGGGGGGGGGAAAAGTCAAATTGATTAAAATCCTCAGGAAAATTGCATTTGCCGATGCTCAGTCAAAAAAAGAGTCTAAGAAGCTTTGTTCCTTCTCCGCCTtttagattttgaaaataattaCTAGCAGTATAATCATAGCAGCTCTCCATGGTGGAGGTTTCGGACTCCTCCGGTGTGGCCGACCTCCTCTTCACTCTCCCGCCTGCCGTCACTCGGGCCGACAAGTTAAGACACAGACGGCTCGCCTCCGACGCATCATCATGGTCCACAGCTTCTTGAGGTTCGGCAGGAAGATTCATCATCGGCCGCAAAACTCCGCCACGGAGAACCGTCTCCACTGCAGACTGGCACAGCTGCCAGTTGCCGGTCCACAGCAGCCCCACCACTCCACTTACTGGGTTCACGGTCCTCCCACAAGCTTCATATAGCAGCGATTGAAACAAGGCTGTACATAGAC containing:
- the LOC113726523 gene encoding LOB domain-containing protein 37-like, with protein sequence MSCNGCRILRKGCNENCILRQSLQGIGSPQAQANATVFVAKFFGRAGLMSFLSAVPEPQRPALFQSLLYEACGRTVNPVSGVVGLLWTGNWQLCQSAVETVLRGGVLRPMMNLPAEPQEAVDHDDASEASRLCLNLSARVTAGGRVKRRSATPEESETSTMESCYDYTASNYFQNLKGGEGTKLLRLFF